From the genome of Lujinxingia vulgaris:
GCAGGCCCTTTGATCTGCCCCATGTGCCAGGGAGTCGACCTATGAAGTGTCAAAAGCTCGTTGATCTTTTGACGGATTACCTCGAAGGAGAGCTCGCCGACGACGAGCGCGCCCACCTCGAGGAGCATCTGGCGTTTTGCCCGCCCTGCGTCGACTTCTTAAAGAGCTACAAACGCACCGGGCCGATGTGCAAAGAGGTCCTCCAGGCGAAGATGCCCGACTCCATGCAGCAGGCCCTTTCCCAATACCTGCGTTCCAGACTAGACTGCCCCGACTCGCCAGGGGAATGACCCCCCGGGCGTCTCCATCCTCTGCGGGTCAACGCAGGCCAACGATTTCAACGATTTCAACGTTTTGAAGTAGGTGTGACCGTGACGAGCTACCAGCCCTTTATGCAGGCGCTTTTGTGGACCTGTAAAAACTGCGCCTTCGTGTACGAAGGCGGCCAGCCCAAGCAAAACTGCCCGATGTGCGAGTCCTACAAGACCTCGTTCATCGACCTGCCGCAGCACCTGGAGGCGAAGGTGCGTGAGGCGCATCCCGATCTTCCCTTCAACCACGCCGACTGCCGCGCCACGCGCAAAAAGCTGATGGAAGAGCACGGCGTGCTCAAAAGCTACCGCGTCTCCGGGCGTCAGCTTCCCACGGTCTCCGGCGGCAACATCTCGCCAGCCAAGAGCGTCTGAGACGCCCTCCCCTCCCTCTTGCCATCGAGCAGCACGATGAGCAGCCCCAACGCCCGGCGCCCGCTGGCCGAGCGCATGCGCCCGTCCACGCTCGAAGCCTTTGTGGGCCAGCGCCACCTGCTGGCCGAGGGCAAACTCCTGGCCAGCGCGCTCTCCCGG
Proteins encoded in this window:
- a CDS encoding anti-sigma factor family protein, whose amino-acid sequence is MKCQKLVDLLTDYLEGELADDERAHLEEHLAFCPPCVDFLKSYKRTGPMCKEVLQAKMPDSMQQALSQYLRSRLDCPDSPGE
- a CDS encoding rubredoxin-like domain-containing protein, with translation MTSYQPFMQALLWTCKNCAFVYEGGQPKQNCPMCESYKTSFIDLPQHLEAKVREAHPDLPFNHADCRATRKKLMEEHGVLKSYRVSGRQLPTVSGGNISPAKSV